The following proteins come from a genomic window of Corynebacterium hansenii:
- a CDS encoding DUF485 domain-containing protein encodes MSHPTTSPGSSPTEAEFIEVQASEEFDDLRRTFRGFVFPLFVAFIAWYVLYIVTATFFPDAMAISVFGNINLGMVLGLAQFVTAGLITWAYVKFADTRLDPASERIRARMEHRAPITEEV; translated from the coding sequence ATGTCACACCCCACCACTTCGCCGGGCTCGAGCCCGACGGAGGCCGAGTTCATCGAGGTGCAGGCCTCGGAGGAATTCGACGACCTCCGCAGGACGTTCCGCGGGTTCGTCTTCCCGCTGTTCGTCGCCTTCATCGCCTGGTACGTCCTCTACATCGTCACCGCGACGTTCTTCCCGGACGCGATGGCGATCTCCGTCTTCGGCAACATCAACTTGGGCATGGTCCTGGGCCTGGCGCAGTTCGTCACCGCCGGCCTGATCACTTGGGCGTACGTGAAGTTCGCGGACACCCGCCTCGACCCGGCCTCCGAGCGCATCCGCGCCCGGATGGAGCACCGCGCCCCGATCACGGAAGAGGTCTAG
- the thpR gene encoding RNA 2',3'-cyclic phosphodiesterase — translation MRLFASIRPPEEVREHLVTALRPVRDDHGPLLRWTDPDQWHLTVAFYGERPDGSVDELAGHIAAAAATTELPDALDLHLRGAGSFSGRTLWIGVGGDVAPLRDLMAACAHDPFADPDDPGVSDGSAARERRRAHLTVARLRAREQGGRRDGRRAHRRSAWAGDRRRGRSREGGYGSGGYGRDGGHGRDLARPARHDGADVLRDVVHALSVYSGPSWSATEIELVSSRLGEGRSGGALHDTVATIPLHPSTGADH, via the coding sequence ATGAGATTGTTCGCCTCGATTCGGCCGCCGGAGGAGGTTCGGGAGCACCTCGTCACGGCGCTGCGCCCCGTCCGCGACGACCACGGTCCGCTGCTGAGGTGGACCGACCCCGATCAATGGCACCTGACGGTGGCGTTCTACGGCGAAAGGCCGGACGGCTCCGTCGATGAGCTGGCCGGGCACATCGCCGCCGCTGCGGCGACCACGGAGCTTCCCGACGCCCTCGACCTGCATTTGCGCGGCGCCGGCAGCTTTTCCGGCCGCACGTTGTGGATCGGCGTGGGCGGCGACGTCGCGCCGCTGCGGGATCTGATGGCCGCCTGCGCCCATGATCCCTTCGCCGACCCCGATGACCCCGGCGTCTCGGATGGGTCCGCGGCCCGCGAGCGCCGCCGGGCGCACCTGACCGTCGCCCGCCTCCGCGCCCGCGAACAGGGAGGCCGCCGCGACGGGCGCCGTGCCCACCGGCGCAGCGCATGGGCGGGCGATCGCCGGCGGGGCCGTTCCCGCGAGGGCGGATATGGCAGCGGCGGCTACGGGCGGGACGGCGGTCACGGCCGCGATCTCGCGCGGCCGGCCCGCCATGACGGCGCGGACGTCCTCCGCGACGTCGTCCACGCGCTCAGCGTCTACTCCGGCCCGTCGTGGTCGGCGACGGAGATCGAGTTGGTCTCCTCCAGGCTCGGCGAGGGCCGATCCGGCGGCGCGCTGCATGACACGGTCGCCACCATCCCACTGCACCCCTCGACCGGCGCGGATCACTGA
- a CDS encoding L-lactate dehydrogenase: MKVSAGNKVVLIGAGDVGVAYAYALVNQGTCDHLAIIDIDERKTEGNVMDLNHGVVWAPSRTKVTRGTYADCEDAALVVICAGAAQKPGETRLQLVDKNMRIFKSIVGDIMASGFDGIILVATNPVDILTHATWKFSGLPAHRVIGSGTVLDTARFRYMLGEYFEVSPMSVHAYIVGEHGDSELPVLSSANIAGVGLRSQLEKNPELHDELEAIFIRTRDAAYEIIDAKGSTSYGIGMGLARITRAIFQNQEVALPVSALLRGEYGHEDMYIGTPAIVNRKGVRRVVELELDEYETEQFNKSVETLRAIQDPFWKDGEFVHP; encoded by the coding sequence ATGAAGGTCTCCGCCGGAAACAAGGTCGTGCTCATCGGTGCCGGGGACGTCGGCGTCGCCTACGCCTACGCGCTGGTCAACCAGGGCACCTGCGACCACCTGGCCATCATCGACATCGACGAGCGCAAAACCGAAGGCAACGTCATGGACCTCAACCACGGCGTCGTCTGGGCCCCCTCCCGAACCAAGGTCACCCGCGGCACCTACGCCGACTGCGAGGACGCCGCACTCGTGGTCATCTGCGCCGGCGCCGCCCAGAAGCCCGGCGAAACGCGCCTGCAGCTCGTGGACAAGAACATGCGCATCTTCAAGTCCATCGTCGGCGACATCATGGCCAGCGGCTTCGACGGCATCATCCTCGTCGCCACCAACCCCGTCGACATCCTCACCCACGCCACCTGGAAGTTCTCCGGCCTGCCCGCCCACCGCGTCATCGGCTCCGGCACCGTCCTGGACACCGCCCGCTTCCGCTACATGCTCGGCGAGTACTTCGAGGTCTCGCCCATGAGCGTCCACGCCTACATCGTCGGCGAGCACGGCGACTCCGAGCTGCCCGTCCTGTCGTCCGCCAACATCGCCGGCGTCGGCCTGCGCAGCCAGCTCGAGAAGAACCCCGAGCTCCACGACGAACTCGAGGCCATCTTCATCCGCACCCGCGACGCCGCCTACGAAATCATCGACGCCAAGGGCTCCACGTCCTACGGCATCGGCATGGGCCTGGCCCGCATCACCCGCGCGATCTTCCAGAACCAGGAAGTCGCCCTCCCCGTGTCGGCGCTGCTGCGCGGCGAGTACGGGCACGAGGACATGTACATCGGCACGCCCGCCATCGTGAACCGCAAGGGCGTCCGCCGCGTCGTCGAGCTCGAGCTGGACGAGTACGAGACCGAACAGTTCAACAAGTCGGTCGAGACCCTCCGCGCGATCCAGGACCCGTTCTGGAAGGACGGCGAGTTCGTCCACCCGTAA
- a CDS encoding alpha/beta-hydrolase family protein: MDFVRSLKPVTRLREARLRETVARETARAVSTGLPIRRRSRPWRGIPSNPGLVGAEIASWAAFSPSLMPRPWGSTAMVSFGAQITGHVVGVAVGYGFRLADARLRRTKLGRFAPSVRTERTIAMAWHGSMTAATAWVWWRSIQHQQSIGGLVGMDALSSARAQFGGTVMASGAYLATQGLTFAAEFVFDRIRRALRPWVPRGVAPVTAGIVVGGGLGLAVDKLLVRRTIERVYRNAHRVNMRVMPGRVQPWEPERSGSPWSLEPWHALGAQGRSMVADGPRARDIAAVTKRKPDEVMEPIRVYAGKVRGRSLKFQTELIIRELHRTGAFRRDHLVIHVTTGTGWIPPWGLMAVEFFTGGNCAQVGLQYSDLPSPVAWLADHDTPPEAGRALFRRIREEWERLPEGDRPKLIIAGESLGGFGGNGAFDDVADMLASVDGAVWTGTPQFTPIWKELTRTRDAGSPEIAPVIDGGRNVRFATRPQELWETYGGEPLGEWEHPRVAYLQHASDPIVWWDYPLAWRRPDWLRERLGRDVLSAMRWFPAVTFLQVLIDGLVSVDVGDGHGHRYEAESLPAWAAVLGCELDDDHAGAAGVRFKRIAKWGRRNLPPKA; this comes from the coding sequence ATGGATTTCGTGCGCTCGCTGAAGCCGGTGACGCGGCTCCGTGAGGCGCGGTTGCGCGAAACGGTGGCCCGTGAAACGGCCCGCGCCGTGAGCACGGGGCTGCCCATCCGCCGGCGTTCGCGCCCGTGGCGGGGGATCCCGTCGAACCCGGGGCTGGTCGGCGCCGAGATCGCGTCGTGGGCGGCGTTCAGCCCGTCGCTGATGCCGCGGCCGTGGGGGTCGACGGCGATGGTCTCCTTCGGCGCGCAGATCACGGGCCACGTGGTCGGCGTCGCGGTCGGCTACGGGTTCCGCCTGGCCGACGCCCGGTTGCGGAGGACGAAGCTGGGCCGGTTCGCGCCGTCGGTGCGCACGGAGCGGACCATCGCCATGGCATGGCACGGGTCGATGACGGCCGCCACGGCGTGGGTGTGGTGGCGGTCGATCCAGCACCAGCAGTCCATCGGCGGGCTCGTCGGCATGGACGCGCTGTCGTCCGCGCGGGCCCAGTTCGGCGGCACGGTCATGGCGTCGGGGGCGTACCTGGCCACGCAGGGGCTGACGTTCGCCGCGGAGTTCGTCTTCGACCGGATCCGCCGCGCCCTGCGCCCGTGGGTGCCGCGGGGCGTCGCGCCCGTGACCGCGGGAATCGTGGTCGGCGGAGGGCTGGGGCTGGCCGTCGACAAGCTGCTGGTGCGCAGGACCATCGAGCGCGTCTACCGCAACGCCCACCGGGTGAACATGCGGGTGATGCCGGGCCGCGTGCAGCCGTGGGAGCCGGAGCGCTCGGGCAGCCCGTGGTCGCTGGAGCCGTGGCACGCGCTGGGGGCGCAGGGCCGGTCGATGGTGGCCGACGGGCCGCGGGCGCGGGACATCGCCGCGGTGACCAAGCGGAAGCCGGACGAGGTCATGGAGCCGATCCGCGTGTACGCGGGCAAGGTGCGGGGGCGGTCGCTGAAGTTCCAGACGGAGCTGATCATCCGGGAGCTGCACCGCACCGGCGCATTCCGCCGGGATCACCTGGTCATCCACGTGACCACCGGCACCGGATGGATACCGCCGTGGGGGCTGATGGCGGTGGAGTTCTTCACCGGCGGCAATTGCGCGCAGGTGGGCCTGCAGTACTCGGACCTGCCGTCGCCGGTGGCGTGGCTGGCTGACCACGACACGCCCCCGGAGGCCGGCCGCGCGCTGTTCCGCCGCATCCGCGAGGAATGGGAACGGCTGCCGGAGGGCGACCGGCCGAAGCTGATCATCGCCGGCGAGTCGCTGGGCGGCTTCGGCGGCAACGGGGCGTTCGACGACGTCGCGGACATGCTCGCCTCGGTCGACGGGGCGGTGTGGACCGGCACGCCGCAGTTCACGCCCATCTGGAAGGAGCTGACGCGCACCCGCGACGCGGGATCGCCGGAGATCGCGCCGGTGATCGACGGCGGCCGGAACGTGCGCTTCGCCACCCGCCCGCAGGAGCTGTGGGAGACCTACGGCGGCGAGCCGCTGGGCGAATGGGAGCATCCGCGCGTGGCGTACCTGCAGCACGCGTCCGATCCGATCGTGTGGTGGGACTATCCGCTGGCGTGGCGGCGGCCCGATTGGCTGCGCGAGCGCCTGGGCCGCGACGTGCTGTCGGCGATGCGGTGGTTCCCGGCGGTGACGTTCCTGCAGGTGCTCATCGACGGCCTGGTCAGCGTGGACGTCGGCGACGGCCACGGGCACAGGTACGAGGCCGAGTCGCTGCCGGCCTGGGCGGCCGTGCTGGGCTGCGAGCTCGACGACGACCACGCGGGAGCCGCGGGGGTGCGGTTCAAGAGGATCGCCAAGTGGGGCCGGAGGAATCTGCCGCCCAAGGCGTAG
- a CDS encoding antitoxin produces the protein MGIFDKAKQFAADNPDKVSQGIDKAGDAIDERTGGKHSEQIDKAQDAARKHLADGEGEQPQQ, from the coding sequence ATGGGAATCTTCGACAAGGCCAAGCAGTTCGCCGCCGACAACCCGGACAAGGTGAGCCAGGGCATCGACAAGGCCGGCGACGCGATCGACGAGCGCACCGGCGGCAAGCACTCCGAGCAGATCGACAAGGCGCAGGACGCCGCCCGCAAGCATCTCGCCGACGGCGAGGGCGAGCAGCCCCAGCAGTAG
- a CDS encoding antitoxin — MSLIDKAKDFIDKNPDKVRQGIEKAGDVIDERTGGKYADKIDRVQEEAAKRLGGGETREGGEPAAR; from the coding sequence ATGAGCCTCATCGACAAGGCCAAGGATTTCATCGACAAGAATCCGGACAAGGTCCGCCAGGGCATCGAGAAGGCGGGCGACGTGATCGACGAGCGCACCGGCGGCAAGTACGCCGACAAGATCGATCGCGTGCAGGAAGAGGCCGCCAAGCGCCTGGGCGGCGGCGAGACGCGCGAAGGCGGCGAACCCGCCGCCCGCTAA
- the msrA gene encoding peptide-methionine (S)-S-oxide reductase MsrA yields MTAFTPTDILDDGGRVAGEHLVLGTPYGGPWPEGHHAMIVAAGCFWGVEKLLWNAPGVWTTLPGYAGGATQWPSYREVCGGRTGHTESVLAVFDPARTSFAQLLRLVLENHDPTQGDRQGNDIGPQYRSAVFPLDAEQARVTEETLAAYAPRLAAAGFGPITTEVTPLDRTPTGRFWVAEPFHRGYLEANPGGYCPVHATGVTCG; encoded by the coding sequence ATGACTGCTTTCACCCCGACCGACATCCTCGACGACGGCGGCCGCGTCGCCGGTGAGCACCTGGTCCTGGGCACCCCGTACGGCGGGCCGTGGCCCGAGGGGCACCACGCCATGATCGTCGCCGCCGGCTGCTTCTGGGGCGTCGAAAAGCTCCTGTGGAATGCGCCGGGAGTGTGGACGACCCTGCCCGGCTACGCCGGCGGGGCGACGCAGTGGCCGTCGTACCGCGAGGTCTGCGGCGGCCGGACCGGGCACACCGAGTCCGTGCTCGCCGTGTTCGACCCCGCGCGGACCAGCTTCGCGCAGCTGCTGCGCCTGGTGCTGGAAAACCACGACCCGACGCAGGGCGACCGCCAGGGCAACGACATCGGCCCGCAGTACCGCTCGGCCGTGTTCCCGCTCGACGCGGAACAGGCGCGCGTGACGGAGGAGACCCTCGCGGCCTACGCGCCGCGGCTGGCGGCGGCCGGGTTCGGGCCCATCACCACGGAGGTCACCCCGCTGGACCGGACCCCGACCGGGCGCTTCTGGGTCGCCGAACCCTTCCACCGCGGGTACCTGGAGGCGAACCCGGGCGGATACTGCCCCGTGCACGCCACCGGCGTCACCTGCGGTTAG
- a CDS encoding superoxide dismutase, whose protein sequence is MAVYELPELDYAYDALEPHIAGEIMELHHTKHHQNYVNGANAALEKLEAARNDGSIAGVVTALSKDLAFNLGGHTNHSIFWKNLSPNGGGEPTGELAEAINRDFGSFEKFKDHFSGAALGLQGSGWAILGYDHIAGRLVIEQLTDQQGNVSVNLTPLLMLDMWEHAFYLQYKNVKADYVKAVWNVFNWDDVAERYAKASA, encoded by the coding sequence ATGGCCGTTTACGAGCTGCCGGAACTGGACTACGCCTACGACGCCCTCGAGCCGCACATCGCCGGCGAGATCATGGAGCTGCACCACACCAAGCACCACCAGAACTACGTCAACGGCGCCAACGCCGCCCTGGAGAAGCTGGAGGCCGCCCGCAACGACGGTTCCATCGCGGGCGTCGTCACCGCGCTCTCCAAGGATCTCGCCTTCAACCTGGGCGGCCACACCAACCACTCCATCTTCTGGAAGAACCTCTCCCCGAACGGCGGCGGCGAGCCGACCGGTGAGCTGGCCGAGGCCATCAACCGCGACTTCGGTTCCTTCGAGAAGTTCAAGGATCACTTCTCCGGTGCCGCGCTGGGCCTGCAGGGCTCCGGCTGGGCCATCCTGGGTTACGACCACATCGCCGGCCGTCTCGTCATCGAGCAGCTGACCGACCAGCAGGGCAACGTTTCCGTGAACCTGACCCCGCTGCTGATGCTCGACATGTGGGAGCACGCCTTCTACCTGCAGTACAAGAACGTCAAGGCCGATTACGTCAAGGCCGTCTGGAACGTCTTCAACTGGGACGACGTCGCCGAGCGTTACGCGAAGGCTTCCGCCTAA
- a CDS encoding gluconate:H+ symporter: MIAASSHLGTSDLATSNLSTSYLAADATAPLTTAGPAQLVIAALVGIAAIVALIVWGKLHPFLSLMLGSAVLALVAGIGLTDTFTAFTKGVGSTVGGTGVLIALGAIIGMLLVKSGGADAIVEGFLDRTTAGKLPWVMAALAFVIGIPLFFEVGVVLLIPVVMLAAKRARQPVILLGIPALAGLSALHGLVPPHPGPLIAIDALGANLGLTLGLGLIVAVPCVVLAGPVAGKFMARWVPIPAPDTFTAGEPVAEEDRPGVAVSLSVVLLPVVLMLLRTLVETAWAGGTGNPAHSLVMFAGTPLVALLATSLYAMWVLGMRGGRGLKEVSDLVGASFAGIAGILLIVGAGGGFKETLVASGVAGVIGDWLSGAAISPLLAAWLVAVFIRLATGSATVATITAAGIMAPIATGLDPATTALMVLAIGAGSVFFSHVNDAGFWLVKEYFGMTVPQTLKTWSLMETILSVVGLITVMLLGLVV; encoded by the coding sequence ATGATCGCCGCCTCCTCTCATCTCGGGACCTCTGATCTCGCCACTTCCAATCTCTCCACCTCTTATCTCGCCGCCGACGCCACCGCCCCGTTGACCACCGCCGGACCCGCGCAGCTGGTCATCGCGGCGCTGGTGGGCATCGCCGCCATCGTGGCGCTCATCGTGTGGGGCAAGCTGCATCCGTTCCTGTCGCTGATGCTGGGTTCGGCGGTGCTCGCACTGGTGGCGGGCATCGGCCTGACCGATACGTTCACCGCCTTCACCAAGGGCGTCGGGTCGACGGTCGGCGGCACGGGCGTGCTCATCGCGCTCGGCGCGATCATCGGCATGCTGCTGGTGAAATCCGGCGGCGCCGACGCGATCGTCGAGGGTTTCCTCGACCGCACGACCGCGGGGAAGCTGCCGTGGGTGATGGCGGCGCTGGCGTTCGTCATCGGCATCCCGCTGTTCTTCGAGGTCGGCGTGGTGCTGCTCATCCCCGTCGTCATGCTGGCGGCGAAGCGTGCGCGACAGCCCGTCATCCTGCTGGGCATCCCGGCGCTGGCCGGCCTGTCGGCGCTGCACGGCCTGGTGCCGCCGCACCCTGGGCCGCTGATCGCCATCGACGCGCTCGGCGCGAACCTGGGGCTGACGCTGGGGCTGGGCCTCATCGTCGCGGTGCCGTGCGTGGTGCTGGCCGGCCCGGTGGCGGGCAAGTTCATGGCGCGGTGGGTGCCCATCCCCGCCCCGGACACCTTCACCGCCGGCGAGCCCGTCGCGGAGGAGGACCGCCCCGGCGTCGCGGTGTCGTTGTCGGTCGTGCTCCTGCCCGTGGTGCTGATGCTCCTGCGCACCCTCGTGGAAACGGCGTGGGCCGGCGGCACCGGCAATCCGGCCCATTCGCTGGTGATGTTCGCGGGCACGCCGCTCGTGGCGCTGCTGGCGACGTCGCTGTACGCGATGTGGGTGCTCGGCATGCGCGGCGGCCGCGGCCTGAAGGAGGTCTCCGACCTGGTCGGCGCATCCTTCGCGGGCATCGCCGGCATCCTGCTCATCGTCGGCGCCGGCGGCGGCTTCAAGGAGACCCTGGTCGCGTCCGGCGTCGCCGGCGTCATCGGCGATTGGCTGTCGGGGGCGGCCATCTCGCCGCTGCTGGCGGCGTGGCTGGTGGCGGTGTTCATCCGCTTGGCGACGGGATCCGCCACGGTCGCCACCATCACCGCCGCCGGGATCATGGCGCCCATCGCGACCGGCCTGGACCCCGCGACGACCGCCCTGATGGTGCTGGCCATCGGCGCCGGTTCCGTGTTCTTCTCGCACGTCAACGACGCCGGCTTCTGGCTGGTCAAGGAGTACTTCGGCATGACCGTGCCGCAGACCCTCAAGACGTGGTCGCTGATGGAGACGATCCTGTCCGTCGTCGGCTTGATCACCGTGATGCTGCTGGGCCTGGTGGTCTGA
- a CDS encoding gluconokinase: MFAFTHLVFMGVSGCGKTTAAQLAAELTGWPYAEADDFHPKANIDKMSAGHPLDDDDRRPWLEAMRDWMSQRAAEGGAVAGGAAIAEGAGSAGSLDDAGRTAERPGSIVTCSALKRRYRDILREADGRVVFVHLHGDASIIEGRLAHRTGHFMPASLLPSQYADLEQLGSDEDGVTVDLAGTPREIVDAGFAHVGMEPAGGATTDTDAAGNEVAR, from the coding sequence ATGTTCGCATTTACACACCTGGTGTTCATGGGGGTCAGCGGCTGCGGCAAAACCACCGCCGCACAGCTGGCCGCCGAATTGACCGGTTGGCCGTACGCGGAGGCCGACGACTTCCACCCGAAGGCCAACATCGACAAGATGTCGGCGGGCCATCCCCTCGACGACGATGACCGCCGCCCCTGGCTGGAGGCCATGCGCGATTGGATGTCGCAGCGGGCCGCCGAGGGCGGCGCAGTCGCCGGGGGCGCCGCGATCGCGGAGGGTGCCGGTTCCGCCGGTTCGCTTGACGACGCCGGCCGCACCGCCGAGCGGCCCGGATCCATCGTGACGTGCTCCGCGCTCAAGCGCCGCTACCGTGACATTCTCCGGGAGGCCGACGGGCGCGTGGTGTTCGTGCATCTGCATGGCGACGCCTCGATCATCGAGGGGCGCCTGGCCCACCGCACCGGCCACTTCATGCCGGCGTCGCTGCTGCCCAGCCAGTACGCGGACCTGGAGCAGCTCGGCTCGGATGAGGACGGCGTCACCGTCGACCTGGCGGGGACCCCGCGGGAGATCGTCGACGCCGGATTCGCGCACGTGGGCATGGAGCCCGCGGGCGGGGCGACGACCGACACGGATGCGGCCGGAAACGAGGTCGCGCGATGA
- a CDS encoding crotonase/enoyl-CoA hydratase family protein, translating into MNTRDTATPAHDQHTGAATDDPVTITYEELDGARIAVVALNRPAKLNALTMATLRGLDAAAKSLRRDRDLRGVIFAGEGASFCAGLDFASVMKKPLDIVSAFAPNPLARDGANLFQRVCWEWRRLPAPVIAVVHGHCYGGGVQLALGADFRVTAADARWSVLETKWGLIPDMSGARTLADHVGAERARWLTMTGEELSGTEAVAAGLATETADSLDDAHARARDMLRQLIGRSPDQIAATKSLFNSAWRSPRATFRAERFQQAKLLVSENAARARAAGLKKRAPDFVSRGTLIFGRKKR; encoded by the coding sequence ATGAACACCCGCGATACCGCCACCCCGGCCCACGACCAGCACACGGGCGCCGCCACGGACGACCCGGTGACCATCACGTACGAGGAGCTCGATGGCGCGCGCATCGCCGTCGTCGCGCTGAATCGGCCGGCGAAGCTCAACGCGCTGACCATGGCCACGCTCCGCGGCCTCGATGCCGCGGCGAAGTCGCTGCGCCGCGATCGCGACCTGCGCGGGGTGATTTTCGCGGGCGAGGGGGCGTCGTTCTGCGCCGGCCTGGATTTCGCGTCGGTGATGAAGAAGCCGCTGGACATCGTCTCCGCGTTCGCCCCGAATCCGCTGGCGCGCGACGGCGCGAACCTGTTCCAGCGGGTGTGCTGGGAGTGGCGCCGCCTGCCCGCGCCCGTCATCGCGGTGGTCCACGGCCATTGCTACGGCGGCGGCGTGCAGCTGGCGCTTGGCGCGGACTTCCGCGTCACGGCGGCCGATGCCCGCTGGTCGGTGCTCGAGACCAAATGGGGCCTGATCCCCGACATGTCGGGCGCGCGCACGCTGGCCGACCACGTCGGCGCGGAGCGCGCCCGCTGGCTGACCATGACGGGCGAGGAGCTGTCGGGCACGGAGGCCGTCGCGGCCGGGCTGGCCACGGAAACCGCGGATTCGCTTGACGACGCCCACGCGCGGGCCCGCGACATGCTCCGCCAGTTGATCGGCCGGTCCCCCGACCAGATCGCGGCGACGAAGTCGCTGTTCAATTCGGCGTGGCGCTCCCCGCGCGCCACGTTCCGGGCGGAGCGCTTCCAGCAGGCGAAGCTGCTGGTCAGCGAAAACGCCGCCCGCGCCCGGGCTGCGGGACTGAAGAAGAGGGCGCCGGATTTCGTCAGCCGCGGGACGCTGATCTTCGGCCGGAAGAAGCGCTGA
- a CDS encoding ribonuclease H-like domain-containing protein, giving the protein MNTEDTVPQPVTGPDLVGCRYRLVRDRLAGPRRPGEPESARRRAELGAHHRASVIAALPDPTVIEPGPDADLDTLEAIAAGADLIVGGVLSHARPPGDRAFSGIAEESRPDLLVRLGDGYLPVLIAAHKLLEPRRRRTEAARILPVARLGRPGVLGRTLREGIVADEALKLRHNAADAVRLGQAAALLHRLGASCGLVGGIGADPTRVVVADEGPRVAAYRTALRRARAAIHAVERHEARGREQMPGAGGGASSSENGPPPAPKVDGIEWRVGEWPLAPRKIRECRGCRWREACEDELRAADDISLLLPGNRGDEYRQAGITTIRQLARAEGAGEHRHLALLSVFGEPAALRVRETTAPRADVEIDVDLEAYPGHGAYLWGAWTPDDGYVPHVTWAPPGPEGLGGEAEARNFALFWDWLMARRAAAHADGRTFRAYCWAAEGENHWLRHSAKRFAGMEFVVEAGAHAPDSTGPARIIAVPDVAEIERFISSAEWVDLFRVTKRQLISPAGLGLKVVAPLAGFTWRDEDADGEASLSFYRDAVGIGACDAGQAGAPEPRPGMDSAAARAKLLRYNGDDCRSTAVVREWLATGRATREIPYVGDLEDRVSASSGRRSASRG; this is encoded by the coding sequence GTGAACACCGAGGATACCGTCCCGCAGCCGGTGACCGGGCCCGATTTGGTCGGGTGCCGGTATCGGCTGGTCCGCGATCGCCTGGCCGGGCCGCGGCGCCCGGGGGAGCCGGAATCGGCGCGGCGGCGCGCGGAGTTGGGCGCGCATCACCGCGCATCGGTGATTGCCGCGCTGCCCGATCCGACGGTCATCGAACCGGGGCCCGACGCCGATCTGGACACGCTGGAGGCCATCGCCGCCGGGGCGGACCTCATCGTCGGCGGCGTGCTCAGCCACGCGCGGCCGCCGGGGGACCGCGCCTTCTCCGGCATCGCGGAGGAGTCCCGCCCCGACCTGCTGGTCCGCCTCGGCGACGGCTATCTGCCGGTGCTCATCGCCGCGCACAAGCTGCTGGAGCCGCGCCGCCGCCGCACGGAGGCCGCCCGCATCCTCCCCGTCGCCCGCCTGGGCCGCCCGGGGGTCCTGGGCCGGACGCTGCGCGAGGGCATCGTGGCCGATGAGGCGCTGAAGCTGCGCCACAACGCCGCCGACGCCGTGCGCTTGGGCCAAGCCGCCGCGCTGCTGCACCGGCTCGGCGCCTCGTGCGGGCTGGTCGGGGGCATCGGCGCCGACCCGACGCGGGTGGTCGTCGCCGACGAGGGCCCTCGGGTCGCCGCGTACCGCACTGCTTTGCGACGCGCACGGGCAGCCATCCACGCCGTGGAGCGCCACGAAGCCCGGGGCCGGGAGCAGATGCCCGGTGCGGGCGGGGGAGCGTCGTCAAGCGAAAATGGCCCGCCGCCGGCGCCGAAGGTCGACGGAATCGAATGGCGCGTCGGCGAATGGCCGCTGGCGCCGCGCAAGATCCGCGAATGCCGCGGCTGCCGCTGGCGTGAAGCGTGCGAGGACGAGCTGCGCGCCGCCGACGACATCTCGCTGCTGCTGCCGGGCAACCGCGGCGACGAGTACCGGCAGGCGGGGATCACCACCATCCGGCAGCTGGCGCGGGCCGAAGGGGCCGGCGAGCACCGGCACCTGGCGCTGCTGTCGGTGTTCGGCGAGCCCGCCGCCCTGCGCGTGCGCGAGACGACGGCGCCGCGCGCCGACGTGGAAATCGACGTCGACCTCGAGGCGTACCCCGGGCACGGCGCGTACCTGTGGGGTGCCTGGACCCCCGACGACGGCTACGTGCCGCACGTGACGTGGGCGCCGCCCGGTCCGGAGGGGCTCGGCGGCGAGGCGGAGGCGCGGAATTTCGCGCTGTTCTGGGACTGGCTCATGGCGCGCCGGGCCGCCGCGCACGCCGATGGGCGGACGTTCCGCGCCTACTGCTGGGCGGCGGAGGGCGAGAACCACTGGCTGCGGCATTCGGCCAAGCGATTCGCGGGCATGGAGTTCGTCGTGGAGGCCGGCGCTCACGCGCCGGATTCCACCGGCCCGGCCCGCATCATCGCGGTGCCCGACGTCGCCGAGATCGAGCGCTTCATCTCCTCCGCGGAATGGGTCGACCTGTTCCGCGTGACCAAACGGCAGCTGATCAGCCCGGCGGGGCTGGGGCTGAAGGTCGTCGCGCCGCTGGCCGGGTTCACCTGGCGCGACGAAGACGCCGACGGCGAGGCGTCGCTGTCCTTCTACCGCGACGCCGTCGGCATCGGCGCATGCGACGCGGGCCAGGCCGGTGCGCCGGAGCCGCGCCCCGGCATGGACTCCGCCGCAGCCCGCGCGAAACTGCTGCGCTACAACGGGGACGACTGCCGGTCCACCGCCGTCGTGCGCGAATGGCTGGCCACCGGCCGCGCCACCCGCGAGATCCCCTACGTCGGCGATCTGGAGGACCGCGTCAGCGCTTCTTCCGGCCGAAGATCAGCGTCCCGCGGCTGA